In a genomic window of Streptomyces pristinaespiralis:
- a CDS encoding DUF485 domain-containing protein has protein sequence MSADQTPRREVVTGVPRGTRRPPGHAPARSEISEQTTLGTTYVRSLMRSQLRAALYALGTLALLVGTLPLLFALPAALGGSPGSPEPFVWIALGVVVYPVMWLIARWYVRRAERNERDFTRLVEGR, from the coding sequence ATGTCTGCAGACCAAACGCCACGCCGTGAGGTGGTCACGGGAGTGCCGCGCGGCACCCGCCGTCCGCCCGGCCATGCCCCGGCCCGCTCCGAGATCAGCGAGCAGACCACCCTCGGCACCACCTACGTGCGCTCGCTGATGCGCAGCCAGCTGCGGGCCGCTCTGTACGCGCTCGGCACGCTGGCCCTGCTGGTCGGCACGCTGCCGCTGCTGTTCGCGCTGCCCGCGGCCCTCGGCGGTTCACCCGGGTCGCCAGAGCCCTTCGTCTGGATCGCGCTCGGCGTTGTGGTCTACCCCGTCATGTGGCTGATCGCCCGCTGGTACGTGCGCCGGGCCGAGCGCAACGAACGCGACTTCACCAGGCTCGTCGAAGGCCGCTGA
- a CDS encoding universal stress protein — protein MTEHAPHRFERGTDGPKVIVAGLDGSDSSLRAAAYASGLARRQGALLAVVYVQPVMPAGAAFGVPVAETTGEIAEGLVAEVRAAAERVRGIWDVRWEFHTVRGDPYTGLVTAADELKADAVVVGASESAGHRFIGSVAVRLVKAGRWPVTVVP, from the coding sequence GTGACAGAGCATGCGCCCCACCGGTTCGAACGGGGCACCGACGGACCGAAGGTGATCGTCGCGGGCCTCGACGGCTCCGACTCCTCGCTGCGTGCGGCGGCGTACGCGAGCGGCCTCGCCCGGCGGCAGGGCGCGCTGCTCGCGGTGGTGTACGTGCAGCCGGTGATGCCGGCGGGCGCCGCCTTCGGCGTGCCCGTGGCCGAGACGACCGGGGAGATCGCGGAGGGGCTGGTCGCGGAGGTGCGGGCCGCCGCCGAGCGGGTGCGGGGCATCTGGGACGTGCGCTGGGAGTTCCACACCGTGCGCGGCGACCCCTACACCGGTCTGGTGACGGCCGCCGACGAGCTCAAGGCGGACGCGGTGGTGGTGGGCGCCTCCGAATCGGCCGGCCACCGGTTCATCGGATCGGTCGCGGTCCGGCTGGTGAAGGCCGGGCGGTGGCCGGTGACAGTCGTCCCCTGA
- a CDS encoding polysaccharide deacetylase family protein: MKKDQPLPGRRSMFRIAACLGAAAVGGLLVSERAETPGRTRTAGPVAGPSAAAAPPKATSYRLRPMTAFAPPVLRRAKPPVRRRPFLEVPDAGRAMVLTFDDGPDPRYTPDILAVLREHEVRAMFFVCGEMATDNRDLLREMAADGHVVGNHTWSHPLIPTLPPSRIRDQLGRTSEVIEKTLGEAPLWYRAPYGAWNRHSFEIGADLGMEPLGWTVDTLDWMRPGTSSIVRRVLRGAAPGVIVLSHDAGGNRSQSVSALRRYLPELLEDGYRITVPRR, encoded by the coding sequence ATGAAGAAGGATCAGCCGCTTCCCGGTCGCCGTTCGATGTTCCGCATCGCCGCATGCCTCGGCGCCGCCGCCGTCGGCGGTCTGCTCGTCAGTGAGCGGGCCGAGACCCCGGGACGCACCCGCACCGCCGGGCCGGTCGCGGGCCCGTCGGCCGCCGCGGCCCCGCCCAAGGCCACGTCCTACCGGCTGCGGCCCATGACGGCCTTCGCCCCGCCGGTCCTGCGGCGGGCGAAGCCGCCCGTGCGCAGGCGGCCCTTCCTCGAGGTGCCGGACGCGGGCCGCGCCATGGTGCTCACCTTCGACGACGGCCCGGACCCCCGCTACACCCCGGACATCCTCGCCGTGCTGCGCGAGCACGAGGTGCGGGCGATGTTCTTCGTCTGCGGCGAGATGGCGACCGACAACCGCGACCTGCTGCGCGAGATGGCGGCCGACGGCCACGTGGTCGGCAACCACACCTGGTCGCACCCGCTGATCCCCACGCTGCCGCCGTCCAGGATCCGCGATCAGCTGGGGCGCACCAGCGAGGTGATCGAGAAGACGCTCGGCGAGGCGCCGCTCTGGTACCGAGCACCCTACGGCGCCTGGAACAGGCACTCGTTCGAGATCGGCGCCGATCTCGGCATGGAGCCGCTCGGCTGGACCGTCGACACCCTGGACTGGATGCGGCCCGGCACCTCGTCCATCGTCCGCCGGGTGCTGCGGGGCGCGGCACCCGGCGTGATCGTCCTCTCGCACGACGCGGGCGGCAACCGGTCGCAGAGCGTGTCGGCGCTGCGCCGCTATCTGCCGGAGCTGCTCGAGGACGGATACCGGATCACGGTGCCGCGCCGCTGA
- a CDS encoding LytR/AlgR family response regulator transcription factor — MLRVLAVDDEKPALEELLYLLRADSRIRSAEGATDATEALRRIGRALDAGPDGEDAIDVVFLDIHMAGLTGLDVARLLAGFARPPLIVFVTAHEGFAVQAFDLKAVDYVLKPVRRERLAEAVRRVRDLAGASREPQRPDATAAPAHVQPGAAVPAAPAVPNSGGAEQIPVELGGVTRFVPVDDITYVEAQGDYARLHTAAGSHLVRIPLSALEERWASRGFVRIHRSHLVALGRIDELRLDAGTTTVRVGDAELAVSRRHARQLRDLLLRHARG; from the coding sequence ATGCTGCGCGTACTGGCTGTCGACGACGAGAAACCGGCGCTCGAAGAGCTGCTCTACCTCCTGCGTGCCGACTCACGGATCCGCAGCGCCGAGGGCGCGACCGACGCCACGGAGGCGCTGCGCCGCATCGGCCGGGCGCTGGACGCCGGACCGGACGGTGAGGACGCCATCGACGTCGTCTTCCTGGACATCCACATGGCGGGGCTGACCGGGCTCGACGTCGCGAGGCTCCTCGCCGGGTTCGCCAGGCCGCCGCTGATCGTCTTCGTCACGGCCCACGAGGGGTTCGCGGTCCAGGCGTTCGACCTCAAGGCCGTCGACTACGTCCTCAAGCCGGTCCGCAGGGAACGGCTCGCCGAAGCCGTGCGCCGGGTCCGCGACCTGGCCGGCGCCTCGCGGGAACCGCAGCGGCCGGACGCGACCGCCGCCCCGGCCCACGTCCAGCCCGGTGCGGCCGTACCGGCCGCACCGGCCGTGCCGAACAGCGGGGGAGCGGAGCAGATACCCGTGGAACTCGGCGGAGTGACCCGCTTCGTGCCGGTGGACGACATCACGTACGTGGAGGCCCAGGGCGACTACGCCCGGCTCCACACCGCCGCGGGCAGCCATCTGGTCCGTATCCCGCTGTCCGCCTTGGAGGAGCGTTGGGCCTCCCGCGGGTTCGTCCGTATACACCGCAGCCACCTGGTCGCCCTGGGACGCATCGACGAACTGAGGCTGGACGCCGGCACGACGACCGTACGGGTCGGGGACGCCGAGCTCGCGGTCAGCCGCCGGCACGCCCGTCAGCTGCGTGACCTGCTGCTGCGGCACGCGCGGGGCTGA
- a CDS encoding sodium/solute symporter, with amino-acid sequence MNQTYAVTAVTVVVLATVLVGALGLRISRTTSDFYVASRTVKPALNAAAISGEYLSAASFLGIAGLVLLQGPDMLWYPVGYTAGYLVLLVLVAAPLRRSGAYTLSDFAEARLESAQVRRLASLFVVGIGWLYLLPQLQGAGLTLQILTGAPDWVGSVVVAFVVTGAVAAGGMRSITFVQAFQYWLKLTALLVPALFLVAAWVGDDAPRARFDAPAVFQKHTAVRVDDTVRVDLDDPLTLRVIGTVDGVRHDGRPVALDEGTHRIESGTTLRFPEGAEVPRRTTEGSDPLSWSQPLSGGRDGYQLYATYGLILATFLGTMGLPHVAVRFYTSPNGRAARRTTLVVLGLIGAFYLLPPVYGALGRLYAPELALTGAADAAVLVLPERIIGGLAGELLGALLAGGAFAAFLSTASGLTMSVAGVITQDVLPSRGVRHFRLATLLAMAAPLALSVVATNVPVADAVGLAFAVSASSFCPLLILGIWWRRLTPPGAAAGLVVGGGAALTAVMATRAGLAPEGWAHTLMAWPAVWSVPLGFLTMVGVSLATPRHIPAGAAATLARLHLPEDLVGRPQHEGVPR; translated from the coding sequence GTGAACCAGACCTACGCGGTGACCGCCGTCACCGTCGTGGTGCTCGCCACCGTGCTCGTCGGCGCGCTCGGCCTGCGCATATCCCGCACCACCTCCGATTTCTACGTCGCCTCCCGCACCGTGAAGCCCGCCCTCAACGCGGCCGCCATCAGCGGCGAGTACCTCTCCGCCGCGTCGTTCCTCGGCATCGCGGGGCTCGTTCTCCTCCAGGGCCCCGACATGCTCTGGTACCCCGTCGGCTACACCGCCGGCTACCTCGTACTGCTGGTGCTCGTCGCCGCCCCGCTGCGCCGGTCCGGCGCGTACACGCTGTCCGACTTCGCCGAGGCGCGCCTGGAGTCCGCCCAGGTGCGCAGGCTCGCGAGTCTCTTCGTCGTCGGCATCGGCTGGCTCTATCTGCTGCCGCAACTCCAGGGCGCGGGCCTGACCCTGCAGATCCTCACGGGGGCGCCCGACTGGGTCGGCAGCGTCGTCGTCGCGTTCGTCGTCACCGGGGCGGTGGCCGCCGGTGGTATGCGGAGCATCACCTTCGTGCAGGCCTTCCAGTACTGGCTGAAGCTCACGGCCCTGCTGGTGCCGGCGCTGTTCCTCGTCGCGGCGTGGGTCGGCGACGACGCTCCCCGGGCCAGGTTCGACGCGCCCGCCGTCTTCCAGAAGCACACCGCCGTCCGCGTCGACGACACCGTGCGCGTCGACCTCGACGACCCGCTGACGCTCCGCGTCATCGGCACGGTCGACGGCGTGCGGCACGACGGCCGGCCCGTCGCGCTCGACGAGGGGACCCACCGCATCGAGTCGGGTACGACCCTGCGCTTCCCCGAAGGGGCCGAGGTGCCCCGGCGGACCACCGAGGGCTCCGACCCGCTGAGCTGGTCGCAGCCGCTGTCCGGCGGCCGGGACGGCTACCAGTTGTACGCCACGTACGGGCTGATCCTTGCCACGTTCCTCGGCACCATGGGTCTGCCGCACGTCGCGGTCCGCTTCTACACGAGCCCCAACGGGCGTGCCGCCCGCCGCACCACTCTCGTCGTGCTCGGGCTGATCGGCGCCTTCTACCTGCTCCCGCCGGTCTACGGCGCGCTCGGCCGCCTCTACGCGCCCGAACTGGCGCTCACCGGAGCCGCGGACGCCGCCGTACTGGTGCTGCCGGAACGGATCATCGGCGGGCTCGCCGGCGAACTCCTCGGGGCGCTCCTCGCCGGAGGCGCGTTCGCCGCCTTCCTGTCCACGGCCTCCGGCCTGACCATGTCGGTGGCCGGCGTGATCACCCAGGACGTGCTGCCCTCGCGCGGGGTGCGGCACTTCCGGCTCGCGACGCTGCTCGCGATGGCCGCGCCGCTGGCGCTGAGCGTCGTGGCGACCAATGTGCCCGTCGCCGACGCGGTCGGACTCGCCTTCGCCGTCTCCGCCTCCTCGTTCTGCCCGCTGCTGATCCTCGGCATCTGGTGGCGCCGGCTCACCCCGCCGGGAGCGGCCGCCGGGCTCGTCGTCGGGGGAGGCGCGGCGCTGACGGCCGTGATGGCCACGCGCGCCGGACTGGCCCCCGAAGGCTGGGCGCACACCCTGATGGCGTGGCCCGCGGTGTGGTCGGTGCCGCTGGGCTTCCTGACCATGGTGGGCGTGTCCCTGGCAACCCCGCGCCACATACCGGCCGGCGCCGCGGCCACCCTCGCCCGGCTGCACCTCCCGGAGGACCTCGTGGGCAGGCCGCAGCACGAAGGAGTACCGCGATGA
- a CDS encoding class F sortase, with the protein MGQDRYGREPRRRSPWGVLALVMLTGIAMVKNGVDVGLGPPQPAAAASQELAGETFLPVPLEPLPYAAAARVRIPSIKVDAPIVHVGLDQDGWVAAPEPNDPNLAGWYQNGISPGQRGTAVIVGHVDNQAGPAVFYGLGSVKTGQLVEVPRFDGRVAVFEVYGVEVFSKNDFPGVRVYADTGQPELRVITCGGGYSKAGGYDGNVVVFARMVKVT; encoded by the coding sequence ATGGGCCAGGACAGGTACGGCAGGGAACCGAGGAGACGCTCGCCCTGGGGCGTACTGGCTCTCGTGATGCTCACCGGCATCGCCATGGTCAAGAACGGTGTGGACGTGGGTCTCGGACCGCCTCAGCCGGCGGCCGCCGCGTCGCAGGAGCTGGCGGGCGAGACGTTCCTGCCCGTGCCGCTGGAGCCGCTGCCGTACGCCGCCGCGGCCCGGGTGCGCATCCCCTCGATCAAGGTGGACGCCCCGATCGTGCACGTCGGGCTGGACCAGGACGGCTGGGTGGCCGCCCCGGAGCCGAACGACCCCAACCTGGCGGGCTGGTACCAGAACGGCATCTCCCCCGGGCAGCGCGGCACCGCCGTCATCGTGGGGCACGTGGACAACCAGGCCGGCCCCGCCGTCTTCTACGGCCTCGGGTCCGTCAAGACGGGCCAGTTGGTCGAGGTGCCGCGCTTCGACGGCCGCGTCGCCGTCTTCGAGGTGTACGGCGTCGAGGTGTTCTCCAAGAACGACTTCCCGGGGGTGCGGGTGTACGCGGACACGGGCCAGCCGGAACTGCGCGTGATCACCTGCGGCGGCGGCTACTCCAAGGCCGGCGGGTACGACGGCAACGTCGTCGTCTTCGCCCGTATGGTCAAGGTCACCTGA
- a CDS encoding CapA family protein, which produces MTRARPAPRATAALCAVLLAGAAGCAGQQDPGPSASPRKGPARTVPSAAAGTPSDPRGFTLVATGDVLPHASIIQQARLDAGGVGHDFRPMLAGVGPVVSRADIALCHMETVYGENGNYTGYPSFKSPPEIATALAGVGYDSCSTASNHTLDDGLAGVRRTLDALDRAGVGHAGSARTPQEADEPAWLTAGGAKVAQLAYTYGTNAEPLPEEESWAVDLIDEQRIVDDARAARSAGADVVVVSLHWGTEWQTDPDQQQLDLGRSLTASTTGGRPDIDLILGTHAHVPQAYEKVNGTWIVYGMGDQIAGDMINNEGVQDPRGNQGTIARFSFAPPVTRGGRWEVTKAEYIPQWMDTGAGRVVNLPEVLRREGPRGDRLEAQEAITSAVLSRGAAQDGLTMGR; this is translated from the coding sequence ATGACACGCGCGCGACCCGCACCACGGGCCACGGCGGCCCTCTGCGCCGTGCTGCTCGCGGGAGCCGCGGGGTGTGCCGGACAGCAGGACCCCGGCCCGTCGGCATCACCCCGGAAGGGCCCGGCCCGCACCGTGCCCTCCGCGGCGGCCGGCACCCCCTCCGACCCGCGCGGCTTCACACTCGTGGCCACCGGGGACGTCCTCCCGCACGCCTCGATCATCCAGCAGGCCCGCCTGGACGCCGGCGGCGTCGGCCACGACTTCCGCCCCATGCTCGCGGGAGTCGGCCCGGTCGTCTCCCGCGCCGACATCGCCCTCTGCCACATGGAGACCGTCTACGGCGAGAACGGGAACTACACCGGCTACCCCAGCTTCAAGTCCCCGCCGGAGATCGCCACGGCCCTCGCCGGCGTCGGCTACGACTCGTGCTCGACGGCCTCCAACCACACCCTCGACGACGGACTCGCCGGTGTGCGGCGCACCCTGGACGCCCTCGACCGCGCGGGCGTCGGGCACGCCGGCTCCGCGCGCACCCCGCAGGAGGCCGACGAACCGGCGTGGCTCACGGCCGGCGGCGCCAAGGTGGCCCAGCTGGCCTACACCTACGGGACGAACGCCGAACCGCTGCCCGAGGAGGAGTCCTGGGCGGTCGACCTCATCGACGAGCAGCGCATCGTCGACGACGCCCGCGCCGCGAGGAGCGCCGGGGCCGACGTCGTCGTCGTGAGCCTGCACTGGGGCACCGAATGGCAGACCGATCCCGATCAGCAACAGCTCGACCTCGGCCGCTCCCTCACCGCGTCCACCACCGGCGGACGCCCCGACATCGACCTGATCCTCGGCACCCACGCGCACGTCCCCCAGGCGTACGAGAAGGTCAACGGCACCTGGATCGTCTACGGCATGGGCGACCAGATCGCCGGTGACATGATCAACAACGAGGGGGTGCAGGACCCGCGCGGAAACCAGGGCACCATCGCCCGCTTCTCCTTCGCGCCCCCCGTCACCCGCGGCGGGCGCTGGGAGGTCACGAAGGCCGAGTACATCCCGCAGTGGATGGACACCGGCGCCGGCCGCGTCGTCAACCTGCCCGAGGTGCTGCGCCGCGAGGGGCCGCGCGGCGACCGGCTCGAGGCCCAGGAGGCCATCACCTCCGCCGTGCTCAGCCGCGGAGCCGCCCAGGACGGTCTCACCATGGGCCGCTGA
- a CDS encoding sensor histidine kinase, translated as MTGTGIAALAAAGIVLLAVGTVLGRLTAGRGGRVDLDLGTPVERATFHTLHTASLAAPPLRAGLTEDTARKAVRRLRPLLGTEALCLTDRDAVLAWDGPGADRHRQQVMDLVAEMLDSGRSRCVHTECDELECPLRWVVIAPLTGEEGVLGALVAYGSRESAVLVRAATEVARWVSVQLELAELDRSRTRLIEAEIRALRAQISPHFIFNSLAAIASFVRTDPERARELLLEFADFTRYSFRRHGEFTQLADELRSIEQYLALAGARFGDRLKVTLQVAPEVLPVTLPFLCLQPLVENAVKHGLEDSRNECRIMIAAQDAGAEAMVTIEDDGVGMDPEVLRGILAGERSTASGIGLSNVDERLRQVYGDDYGLVIETAVGAGMKITVRIPKYRAGVHSSAGPRS; from the coding sequence ATGACCGGGACCGGGATCGCCGCGCTGGCCGCGGCGGGGATCGTGCTGCTGGCCGTGGGCACGGTACTCGGCCGGCTGACGGCCGGACGCGGGGGGCGGGTGGACCTGGACCTCGGGACGCCCGTCGAGAGGGCCACCTTCCACACGCTGCACACCGCCTCCCTCGCCGCGCCGCCGCTGCGGGCCGGTCTGACGGAGGACACGGCCCGCAAGGCCGTCCGGCGGCTGCGCCCGCTGCTCGGCACGGAGGCGCTGTGCCTCACCGACCGCGACGCGGTGCTCGCCTGGGACGGGCCCGGCGCCGACCGGCACCGGCAGCAGGTGATGGACCTCGTCGCCGAGATGCTCGACTCCGGGCGCAGCCGATGCGTCCACACGGAGTGCGACGAGTTGGAATGCCCGCTGCGCTGGGTCGTCATCGCGCCCCTGACGGGGGAGGAGGGCGTGCTCGGCGCGCTGGTCGCCTACGGCTCCCGGGAGTCGGCCGTACTGGTGCGGGCCGCCACCGAGGTGGCACGCTGGGTCTCCGTACAGCTGGAACTCGCCGAGCTCGACCGGTCGCGTACGCGCCTGATCGAGGCGGAGATCCGTGCCCTGCGTGCGCAGATCTCGCCGCACTTCATCTTCAACTCGCTCGCCGCGATCGCGTCCTTCGTCCGTACCGATCCCGAGCGTGCCCGCGAGCTGCTGCTCGAGTTCGCCGACTTCACGCGCTACTCGTTCCGGCGGCACGGCGAGTTCACCCAGCTCGCCGACGAACTGCGCTCCATCGAGCAGTACCTGGCGCTCGCCGGGGCGCGCTTCGGCGACCGGCTCAAGGTCACGCTCCAGGTCGCCCCCGAGGTCCTGCCGGTCACCCTGCCGTTCCTGTGCCTCCAGCCCCTGGTCGAGAACGCGGTCAAGCACGGGCTCGAGGACTCGAGGAACGAGTGCCGCATCATGATCGCCGCGCAGGACGCGGGCGCGGAGGCGATGGTGACCATCGAGGACGACGGCGTCGGCATGGATCCGGAGGTGCTGCGCGGCATCCTCGCGGGAGAGCGCTCCACCGCCTCGGGCATCGGTCTGAGCAACGTCGACGAACGGCTGCGCCAGGTGTACGGGGACGACTACGGCCTGGTCATCGAGACCGCCGTCGGTGCCGGTATGAAGATCACGGTCCGGATCCCCAAGTACCGTGCGGGGGTCCACTCCTCTGCGGGCCCGCGGTCCTGA
- a CDS encoding sigma-70 family RNA polymerase sigma factor, protein MATATATTDEQAMAELQREHGPALLSFLLGLTYGDQQRAEDLLQETLVRAWQHPEAFDAPYESMRPWLFTVGRRLAIDARRSRMARPTEIGDGVLATTPDPADVTESAVAALDVRAAVGELSPEHRAVLVQIYFHGLSVNEAAQALGIPPGTVKSRSHYALRALARCLPGYSRRTTTSAPDVSVMAASHTGHGSRTAICETSRAS, encoded by the coding sequence ATGGCGACGGCGACCGCGACGACCGACGAACAGGCAATGGCGGAGCTGCAGCGCGAGCACGGCCCCGCACTGCTGAGCTTCCTGCTGGGACTGACCTACGGGGACCAGCAGCGCGCGGAGGACCTGCTCCAGGAGACGCTCGTACGGGCGTGGCAGCACCCGGAGGCCTTCGACGCCCCGTACGAGTCGATGCGGCCCTGGCTCTTCACCGTGGGGCGCCGCCTCGCCATCGACGCCCGGCGCTCCCGGATGGCACGCCCCACGGAGATCGGCGACGGGGTGCTCGCCACCACGCCGGACCCGGCCGACGTCACGGAGAGCGCGGTGGCCGCGCTGGACGTGCGCGCCGCGGTCGGTGAACTGAGCCCCGAACACCGCGCCGTCCTCGTGCAGATCTACTTCCACGGACTGAGCGTCAACGAGGCCGCCCAGGCGCTCGGCATACCGCCGGGCACCGTCAAGTCACGCTCGCACTACGCACTCCGGGCGCTCGCCCGCTGCCTGCCCGGGTACAGCAGGCGCACCACCACTTCCGCCCCGGACGTCTCGGTGATGGCCGCCTCCCACACCGGTCACGGAAGCCGGACGGCCATATGTGAAACCTCACGCGCCAGTTGA